A single region of the Populus nigra chromosome 2, ddPopNigr1.1, whole genome shotgun sequence genome encodes:
- the LOC133681602 gene encoding uncharacterized protein LOC133681602 encodes MALFISPEISTAKILFNPNPRNLKSLNVRVRARSDVSVSGLNQNVRLYGQFSAPVKQETKRANEEEEKQNYYVNMGYAIRTLREELPGLFYRELSFDIYRDDIVYKDPINTFGGIESYKSMFWALRFHGRIFFRALWVDIISVSQPAENVIMVRWTVHGVPRVPWESSAQFDGLSEYKLDSKGKIFQHRVDNIALNSPPKFHVLTVEELIQSVGYPSTPKPTYFEVSPSFLKTN; translated from the exons atGGCTCTTTTCATTTCACCAGAAATCTCCACCGCAAAAATCCTCTTTAACCCTAACCCTAGAAATCTCAAGAGCCTTAATGTTCGTGTCAGGGCTAGAAGTGATGTCAGTGTTTCGGGATTGAATCAAAATGTGAGGCTGTACGGTCAATTTTCGGCTCCGGTCAAACAAGAAACGAAGAGGGCTAACGAGGAAGAGGAGAAGCAGAATTACTATGTGAATATGGGTTATGCGATTAGGACTTTGAGAGAGGAGTTGCCCGGGTTGTTTTATAGAGAGCTCAGTTTTGATATCTACAG GGATGACATTGTCTATAAAGATCCGATCAATACCTTTGGTGGTATTGAGAGTTATAAATCAATGTTCTGGGCTCTGCGTTTCCATGGAAGGATATTTTTCAGGGCTTTGTGGGTTGATATCATTAGTGTGTCACAGCCTGCAGAGAATGTGATTATGGTTCGATGGACAGTCCATGGCGTCCCACGAGTCCCATGGGAGAGTAGTGCTCAATTTGATGGCCTGTCTGAGTACAAACTTGACAGCAAGGGGAAGATCTTTCAGCATCGGGTCGACAACATTGCTCTTAATTCACCTCCAAAGTTTCACGTGCTGACTGTGGAGGAATTAATCCAGTCTGTTGGTTACCCCTCAACCCCAAAACCGACTTATTTTGAAGTTTCGCCTTCCTTTTTAAAGACTAATTAG